The region TTATCATAAAGGATGGTAACTTCAGGATTTCCATCGCTGTTTTCACGTTTCGTAATAAAAGGATTCGTCAACGCAGCTACCAATAACGTAATAATAATGGTTCTCGAAACAAATATCCAAAATCGATATCGTCTCTTCTCCTTTTTCTCTTCACTATTAAACCTGACAAAGTTAATCATTAATAACAAAATTAAAACTATCAGCAGGATCGGGAGCACAAAAATCATATAAGGTTTTTCAATAGTTATTAATCCTAGTTGATCGAGAAGTATGATTATAAATCACCTCTGAACTTAATATAGAGTAATTCTAAAAATAATAAGGTTAATATTCCATAAATAAAATAATGTATTATTCTTCGCTTAATCTGAGCATCTTTTTCTTTAACAAGGGAACCGTCAACACTTGTTTGCTGAAACTCAAAATTAACATTTGACTCCACTTTATGAAGCAAATTTGAAGCAACTTGTCTGTTTCTAATCGAGTACATTCCTACTTCATCAAAATCTACCACTTGTGTTTTCATCTGCTTGGTTGGTGTTTTGACAGGAAGTTCAGTATCTAAAATGACCTGGTCTTTTACGCGATAATTGAGATCTTGGAGTGTTCCATCACCTAACATATAATCTAACAATTGCTGCCAGAAAACAGGATACGAGACATCGTATTTGAAAGTGCTTTCTTCATCAAATATACCATAATAAGCTACCAGTCCTTGACCATAGCTTCCCAAACCTATAATCGTAGTATTGTCTGCTGTTCGGGCAATGCTGGTTGTTTTGTCTTTTGCTTTGGCTTTAAAATGTTTATTTACTTTAGTAAATCCTACATCATTGGTAATTTGTGAAAGGGTATTTTGATTAAAAACATCTGCTTCACCAGCAGGTCCTTTTAACGTAACAGGAAGAATCTTTGTTAATTTTAATGCTTCTAAACTGTCTTGAGCAGTAACAATAAGGCTTGCTTTTCCTTCTTCAACAAGGTCCATAATATTCTCCTGCACTGACGTAGCAAATTTATTAGGCAATACTGAGTCTACAATAATAATCTGATGATCAACAATAGGTAATTTTGGCGGCTCAGCGAGTTCAATAGTAATATGATTATTCCAACTTTCAGCATAAGCTTTCAGCATAGGATAAATAAAATTTTGTTCTTTGTTGCTAATAAGCAAAATCTTCTTTTTAGTTTGTTGCGGAGCGCTGATATAAGCAATATCATCAACAGCAAAATCATCATCTGTTTCAAGCTCAATCTTGTTAATACCTGGTTGTGGCGTGAAAAGAAGCCGTTCTTCCCAATCAGCAGGTATTTTTATGTCGCTGTTTTGTTCATTTATAATCACCGGCACTTGCGCAGGTTCAGTATTATAATTGTGCATAGTTACTCGCACATTATCATCAATAAA is a window of Candidatus Woesearchaeota archaeon DNA encoding:
- a CDS encoding VWA domain-containing protein; amino-acid sequence: MIDLLKYFNNTFGLWALSALGVLFLIYLIKPKIKDKMVPSLIFLIKQTGKSRQESFFRTLLRDWLLLFHLLLILGLALSIADPIYFTDKNLDAEFTVLVLDMSASMQAQDGLGTAFDRMKSEAKNYLNSEKISILAIENDPRLILDKGDRDKALQMINSLEPKESLSPVGNAILAASDIVGDKNGRIVVISDFINSYGLDPTIAKTSVEAKDRPIEFVNVKESSRKNIGIVNLEFIDDNVRVTMHNYNTEPAQVPVIINEQNSDIKIPADWEERLLFTPQPGINKIELETDDDFAVDDIAYISAPQQTKKKILLISNKEQNFIYPMLKAYAESWNNHITIELAEPPKLPIVDHQIIIVDSVLPNKFATSVQENIMDLVEEGKASLIVTAQDSLEALKLTKILPVTLKGPAGEADVFNQNTLSQITNDVGFTKVNKHFKAKAKDKTTSIARTADNTTIIGLGSYGQGLVAYYGIFDEESTFKYDVSYPVFWQQLLDYMLGDGTLQDLNYRVKDQVILDTELPVKTPTKQMKTQVVDFDEVGMYSIRNRQVASNLLHKVESNVNFEFQQTSVDGSLVKEKDAQIKRRIIHYFIYGILTLLFLELLYIKFRGDL